In Pseudonocardia sp. DSM 110487, the sequence CGCCCAGACCACGCTGCACCAGGTGAACACGCAGCTGGAGCGGGTCGACGGCATCACATCGAGCGCGCGCACCGTGTCGAGCAACGTCTCGGTCCTCACGTCGCTGTTCACCGCCACCCTCGGCGGCCCGCTGGTGCGTGCCGCGGCGTTCAGCTACGGCCTGAACAAGGCGATCAAGGCCCGCCGTGCCGTGCGCGACTCCGGTGCCCACTCCCGTCGGAGGGGGCGTCGGAGGTGAAGCGGCTCTTCTGGCTCGGGCTGGGGCTCGCCGTCGGTGTGTACGCCACCCGGCGGGCGTCCGAGGCGGCCCATGCGCTCACCCCTGCCGGGGTGGGTGCGAACCTCGCCGACGGCCTGCGTGAGCTGGGCGCCGGGCTCGGGGCGTTCGGCGCCGAGGTGCGCGCCGGGATGACCGAGCGGGAGCAGGAGCTCTCCGACCTCGTGGAACGCCGCACCGGGGCTCCGCTGCCCGCGATGAGGGACGCGTTCTCCGACCCCGAGCCCACACCTGCGCGCCGACCGGCTCCCCGCGCGCGAGCGCGCAGGGCAGGGGCCTGACGCCGCCAGGCTCGAGCCTGGTCTCCCAGCGCGCGTCCCCCTGCCGTCCCGCGTCCCGCTCGCTGCGGGAGACTGGCCGCGCCGCCTGAGGATGCCTGCCTCCCGTTCGACCCTTGGAAGCCAACCGTGCAGACCCACGAGATCACCCGTCGGTTCACCGACCACTTCGTCAGCGCCGGACACACCCGTGTGCCGAGCGCCTCGCTGATCCTCGACGACCCCAACCTGCTCTTCGTCAACGCGGGGATGGTGCAGTTCAAGCCGTACTTCCTGGGGCAGGTCCCGCCGCCGTACCCGCGGGCCACCTCGATCCAGAAGTGCGTGCGCACCGGCGACATCGACGAGGTCGGCAAGACCACCCGCCACAATACGTTCTTCCAGATGGCCGGGAACTTCTCCTTCGGCGACTACTTCAAGGAAGGCGCGATCGAGCACGCCTGGAACCTGGTGACCGGAAGCCAGGACGCGGGCGGCTACGGCTTCGACCCGGACCGCATCTGGGTCACCGTCTACCAGGACGACGACGAGGCGATCGCCCTGTGGCGGCGCATCGCCGGGCTGCCGGAGGAGCGGATCCAGCGCCGGGGCGGCGACGACAACTACTGGGACATGGGCGTGCCCGGTCCCGGCGGGCCGTGCTCGGAGATCTACTTCGACCGCGGGCCCGAGCACGGCCGCGAGGGTGGCCCGGTCGCCGACGAGGACCGCTACCTCGAGATCTGGAACCTCGTCTTCATGCAGGACGAGCGCGGCGAGCTCTCCCCGAAGAAGGGGCACCCGCCGATCGGCA encodes:
- a CDS encoding DUF948 domain-containing protein, which codes for MSAGQIAALIAAGAFVVLVLLLAVPLLKLGRTLDEATIAIRKAHEGGDPLLRDAQTTLHQVNTQLERVDGITSSARTVSSNVSVLTSLFTATLGGPLVRAAAFSYGLNKAIKARRAVRDSGAHSRRRGRRR